tagatttgggaaatttacctcacattgagcaaaaaagtagcaaagaagGAAGTGAAATGgcattttatatcattgtagtgtgtgtgtgtgtgtgtgtgtgggggggggggggtgtcaatcaaaattaaaccaagccaggaaagaggtgaacaactttccaatggtctaaataaaaaattccatcacatgtttacagtaacTTTATTCCAGTATATCTTGTGTGTTTAGACACAACTTTGATtacactttacagggactttaaagttGAACAAATCTGTATTAGCAGAGCTTTAAATGGAATTATATACTCCATGCTTTGTAAGCAAAGAGCaccaaaatccacaaaaatgttcctgcagatgttttgaataaaatattttttttccattaattgCTACTGGTGGTATATATTAGTATTGCGCaggcaaaaaaatatgttatgaCAACTGAAAAGTCTACTTTTCTGCAGTGTCACAAGATCAATACAGAGATTCTGGATTAAATTATTCCTCTTTTCCAGCCTGAGACAAACATTCAATGACATTAAGATAATCCTGAATTTTGGTTCTAATTAATACCAATCCcactaaaaaaacatttgaaaaaaaaaatacaaactgatcttttttctgtaaaaaacagGACTGTATTATGTAGATAATAAAAgtaatttcatttaaaagtgtTGATCTTATGGCATTATTTCAATATTTGatccaataaaaacaaattaaatctaAATTATATTACCTTTGAACCATAGGGCATTTATTTTAGGACAATAAATAAGCTTTTATCTACACTGTAGCAGTTAACACTAACTATAGAGAGATGCTTAGATGCTTAGATGGTTCAATTTCAGCATTTTATGATcttctgagaacaatataaagtTATTAAAGAAACAGTTCTGATCATAGATTCTGGCAGACTGTGACAGTACTCAGCAGAGACAAGGCTGGAAGATCAATGTAAGTTATGCCAGAACACCAGGCCAATCTAAAAAATAATGCTACAGAGCTTCCTGTACCCATTGACTGATTCAGATGTACAGAACCtaattattacctccgccaaggaggttatgtgattgggtgggtttgtttgtttgtttgtttgtttgttagcaacataactcaaaaagtcatggatggatttgcagaaaattttcaggaaatgtcagaaatggcataaggaagaactgattttgggagtgatccggatcactgtctggatccaggaattttttgaaggattcggTACTATTGGGAGTTagagctaatggcagaggtccacactgttaccactttacaccaggagatagCAGACAtaagtaacttattcaaagttttggagtttatagagtttgaacgACGCGTGCtgggtcgaggagacaagtcggagcgtgacagagagaaagacagcaaattgtaacgagaatactcacaatgttgggaggaatagaggaatattcaccctctgccatgacttccacatgtagcgaagccaatgctttgcctttgtctccaccccaccagggagggagtaattggcaaattagattttgggagtgatctggatcaccatcgatccaggaatatttttaaaggattcttcactattgggagatagggctaatggcacaGGTCTTCGCTctgtgagtgcttttctagtttagacttttattttacatgcacaaaaaaaacgCTGTTTCAAATCAATACAGTTTTGCCAAATCAATTATTTGTACCAAATGCCTGATCCTGATGTTTTTCTCCTCTAACAACCAGCTTCTGTACATTTACATGAAACGAGTGCACTTGATTCACTCATTTGCAAACCCTCAGCACATCCACTGAACTGGAACCTGAGTTTCTTTTGATACTTTCTGCCGTAACTGAAGAACCAACACGAGTTTTACTGTTTCTGctgaacattcactttgtttgaCTCAGACACATGAGACTAACTTCACATAACAAACCTCTCAGACAACATCAAATGCATGCGTCACCCTTAAGTTCAGCTGTCTTAAAGGGGCAGACTCGAACAGTAACACTACAGGTAGCTCTGACAGACACTCAGAACATAAATAAGAAGCTGGTCCTGAATAAAGTTCAAAATTTAGTTTTCTGTGATCAGCTGGCAAATGTAAACTTAGACCCTATCATCCACTTTTGCTTTAGGGCAGTGTTGTTTATAACCATTAGAGTATTGATGCTCCAATAAAGTAAAAGCATCCGCTCTATTAGTGAATGAATCGTAGATATATGTGTCTAAATGTGCTTATATCTGATCATTTCTGACAAATTAAATATGTGATccatcttttcttcttcctcttcctctcctcttttagCATTAGTTCTTTGTTCATTGTGAATAAACTCCTCCTTTCTACACCGCCCCCTCGGCTTCCTCACCACTCCTTCTTCTTCTCGTCCATGCTGACCCCCCCAGGCCCCATTGCTACCACCAGCAGCAGGCCTCCGATCACCGATGTGGTCTGGAAGAAGTCGTATTTGAGGAAGTCGTGCATGGGCTTTTCTGATGGAATGCTCCAGAAGGCGTTGAAGGTGAAGTTGATGCAGAGCAGCCAGATGGACAGAGTTAGAGCCGCCAGCTTGGTCTTAAAGCCCACCGCCACAAGCACAATGAGCGCTGTGCCCACCAGGTTCTGAAGGACCTGGAAACAAGGGCAGCACAGGACAGAATCAGGAGCTGAGCTGCAGTCTTAAGCttgttataaaaatatataaatatgtagTCAGTCAAAGATTCTCTGAGTTCTCAAAATCTGCTGCTGGTCAATGAAATCTTCATTAGATGACAATGTTCCCCTCTATGTGTTCATGTGAACTTAAAagattcattttcaaaaagccTAGAATTCTTTGAACCAAAGGTTTATCTCtacaaatatttaaacactACTGCCAGAAACGTAAAATAAGAGTCTGAGTCTGTAAGTGTAAAACAAACACTTTGATTGGATCCAGTCTGTCATGACTCACTGGGCCAAAGGGATTCTACGGTGCCATTGCAGCTCAATTGAAGGCTGCTAGCTGAGGAGATTTAGTGGAGAAACTCTATGACTTTTTGTACTAGTAGGGTCTTTCCAACTCCAAAAATAGCAGCTTTGAGTTGGTTTAGTATTTTGGCCCTAGTCTATTTTTCTGGTATTCAAGAGCGCAAACATGTTGAGGACAGAACTTGATACCAGCTACCATCTAGATAGCATTACTTAATTTGTAATTAAGTCTTTGCTGAGCATAACTTCATTCTCCAGGACATCAGTATGGAGTCCATGTTTAAtcatcagtgtttgtgtgtcacaCTCACACTGATCAGGCTGAGGTCAAAGTGCAGCAGCGTCATGAACATGAGGACGAGGAGAACTCGACCTCCGAGCTGCAGGAGGTTCTTTGGAGAACTCTGATGACCGAGAGAAGGAACGCCTGCGAACACACTGCGTGCCTCCCCTCTGCACTCGGCCAGAAGGAGAAGGAGGCCTCCGCTCAACGCCATgttcctgcagagaggaagaaatGTCTGAATATTAATAGTGTATCTTctattggttttattttttctctctgtttttctttcaatttaGAAAGTGAATCTC
The Cheilinus undulatus linkage group 5, ASM1832078v1, whole genome shotgun sequence DNA segment above includes these coding regions:
- the surf4l gene encoding surfeit 4, like isoform X2, giving the protein MWFQWGEQSEYIDSVWGCGAFLANFFVLLNLLVQLGGCLLVLSRNFVQYACFALFGIIALQTLAYSILWDPKFLMRNMALSGGLLLLLAECRGEARSVFAGVPSLGHQSSPKNLLQLGGRVLLVLMFMTLLHFDLSLISVLQNLVGTALIVLVAVGFKTKLAALTLSIWLLCINFTFNAFWSIPSEKPMHDFLKYDFFQTTSVIGGLLLVVAMGPGGVSMDEKKKEW
- the surf4l gene encoding surfeit 4, like isoform X1; the protein is MAHGNLMSQAEDVADQFLRVTKHYLPHVARLCLVSTFLEDGVRMWFQWGEQSEYIDSVWGCGAFLANFFVLLNLLVQLGGCLLVLSRNFVQYACFALFGIIALQTLAYSILWDPKFLMRNMALSGGLLLLLAECRGEARSVFAGVPSLGHQSSPKNLLQLGGRVLLVLMFMTLLHFDLSLISVLQNLVGTALIVLVAVGFKTKLAALTLSIWLLCINFTFNAFWSIPSEKPMHDFLKYDFFQTTSVIGGLLLVVAMGPGGVSMDEKKKEW